The Exiguobacterium aurantiacum DSM 6208 genome includes a window with the following:
- a CDS encoding GDYXXLXY domain-containing protein — MKRMTPWLLPIVQVLIAVGFVLLVYAVTWFGQTYTFKATSYEPYDPFFSDSIYLEYESFKGRQDVDPGTVYVTFKTDEDGFATVDRVSSRPFFGGTRANYFDRQVYVDDLSSYRVPESEVENIRGKKEFEVDVDVAPWGMVRAHELRPIDAE; from the coding sequence ATGAAACGCATGACACCTTGGCTGTTGCCGATTGTTCAAGTGCTTATTGCCGTCGGTTTCGTTTTACTCGTATATGCCGTGACGTGGTTTGGACAAACTTACACGTTCAAGGCAACCTCTTACGAGCCATACGATCCGTTTTTCAGTGATTCGATTTATTTGGAGTATGAGTCGTTCAAAGGACGACAAGACGTCGACCCCGGAACGGTGTACGTCACGTTCAAGACCGATGAAGATGGATTTGCGACCGTCGACCGGGTCAGTTCTCGTCCGTTCTTTGGCGGGACGCGGGCGAACTATTTCGATCGACAAGTGTATGTCGACGACTTGAGTTCATACAGGGTCCCGGAGAGCGAAGTCGAAAATATTCGAGGCAAGAAAGAATTTGAAGTCGATGTCGATGTAGCCCCGTGGGGAATGGTGCGGGCTCACGAATTGCGTCCGATTGATGCCGAATAA
- a CDS encoding DUF2157 domain-containing protein, which yields MIQVSIDKKVREWKEAGLLDEVTGQRLVDYEHERLAVREKREHKPPILVIIGSILLALSLFSFVAANWQAIPDLLKVSIFLIFMVAMYVTAEQLQTRAPRYVTLFRVLGIVFFVATMIVIFTTYNLSSQIPLLFWLMFAVAVLHKLIYQHPIFTFITALAAFLANTNSFQGVGLTLIILGFAITWVWFHYVDNEIDRIFAWFSFYGLLITVGQYANYEGRFWPIWALVILHVLFLVYRERAQWNYLYLFVAAVLSIGYLINATEGWLSQRQPSVLEATALSAILVGVYLLHRRPELVWVSLLAVVPFSLFEDSGILLAIFLEVVALGYLVWQDHNRKPIVLAFIYFLLVQMTIYFIYVWDRLDISLFFLIGALIVFALSLALWWRSRTRGDVRT from the coding sequence ATGATTCAGGTGTCCATTGACAAAAAAGTACGTGAATGGAAAGAGGCGGGTTTGCTAGACGAAGTGACGGGTCAACGGCTCGTCGACTACGAACATGAGCGATTGGCGGTGCGTGAGAAACGCGAACACAAACCGCCGATTCTCGTGATTATCGGGTCGATTCTGCTCGCTCTCAGTCTGTTTAGTTTCGTCGCCGCGAATTGGCAAGCGATTCCGGACCTGCTTAAAGTATCGATTTTCCTTATCTTTATGGTAGCCATGTATGTGACAGCAGAACAACTTCAAACACGGGCTCCGCGTTACGTGACGCTGTTTCGTGTGCTCGGCATCGTATTTTTCGTCGCCACGATGATTGTCATCTTCACCACTTATAACTTATCCTCGCAAATCCCGCTCTTATTTTGGCTCATGTTCGCTGTGGCCGTCCTGCATAAACTGATCTATCAACATCCGATTTTTACGTTCATCACCGCTTTGGCCGCGTTTTTAGCGAATACGAATAGTTTTCAAGGGGTCGGGCTGACATTGATCATCCTCGGTTTTGCGATCACATGGGTGTGGTTTCATTATGTGGACAATGAGATTGACCGAATCTTCGCCTGGTTCAGTTTTTATGGGCTTTTGATCACGGTCGGTCAATATGCCAATTACGAAGGCCGATTTTGGCCGATTTGGGCGCTCGTCATCCTTCACGTGCTGTTTCTCGTCTATCGTGAACGGGCCCAGTGGAATTACTTGTACTTGTTCGTCGCGGCTGTCCTGTCCATCGGTTATTTGATTAATGCGACGGAAGGATGGTTGTCACAACGCCAACCGTCCGTGCTCGAAGCGACAGCCTTGTCCGCTATCCTCGTCGGGGTGTATTTGTTGCATCGACGTCCGGAATTAGTGTGGGTGAGTTTGCTCGCTGTCGTCCCATTCTCGTTGTTCGAAGATAGTGGCATCTTGCTCGCCATCTTTTTAGAAGTGGTGGCGCTCGGCTATCTCGTCTGGCAAGACCACAATCGAAAACCGATCGTGCTTGCGTTCATTTATTTCTTGCTCGTTCAAATGACGATTTACTTCATCTATGTGTGGGACCGTCTCGACATCTCGCTCTTCTTCTTGATTGGTGCGCTCATCGTATTCGCGTTGTCGCTTGCATTGTGGTGGCGTAGCCGGACGAGAGGAGATGTACGGACATGA
- a CDS encoding diacylglycerol/lipid kinase family protein: MKALVISNPSSGTSETMLGEVVATVESLYDEIHIQKTLAEGDAARLAQASKSYDHLLVIGGDGTLHEVVNGLMHLAKDERPSIGLIPGGTCNDFARALGLPVEPIEAARIIKMNHTESVDVMRINERFGLNFVGVGLIADASRQIDPIQKETLGSIGYFLATIRQFRELDPFNVRIERDGDIVHDGAVSFLYIGNGAYLGTVPTKLPTQSFNDGLVEVVHSSAIGFPMIRQLLAQQLGLEQSSDEWVHLQMSDLTIRLEEPQLIDVDGEHFTTDELHIDVLPNELAFFVPTHETV; the protein is encoded by the coding sequence ATGAAGGCACTCGTCATCTCGAACCCGTCATCTGGGACGTCCGAGACGATGCTCGGGGAGGTCGTCGCCACGGTCGAATCGCTGTACGATGAAATCCATATTCAAAAGACGTTAGCCGAAGGGGATGCTGCACGACTCGCTCAAGCAAGTAAATCGTATGATCATTTACTCGTCATTGGCGGAGATGGGACGCTCCATGAAGTCGTCAACGGGTTGATGCATCTCGCCAAAGACGAGCGGCCAAGCATCGGGTTGATTCCAGGAGGCACGTGCAACGACTTCGCACGTGCCCTCGGGCTCCCGGTCGAGCCGATTGAGGCGGCCCGCATCATTAAAATGAACCATACGGAAAGTGTCGACGTCATGCGCATCAATGAACGTTTTGGTCTCAACTTTGTCGGTGTCGGCTTGATTGCCGATGCGTCGAGACAGATCGACCCAATCCAAAAAGAGACGCTCGGTTCCATCGGATATTTTTTGGCGACGATTCGCCAATTTCGAGAGCTTGACCCGTTCAACGTTCGAATCGAACGGGACGGGGACATCGTCCATGATGGGGCGGTCAGCTTTTTATATATCGGGAACGGGGCTTACTTGGGCACGGTTCCGACGAAGCTACCGACCCAATCGTTCAACGATGGGCTCGTGGAAGTCGTCCATAGCTCGGCGATCGGCTTCCCGATGATCCGTCAGTTGCTAGCGCAACAACTCGGGCTCGAACAATCGTCCGACGAATGGGTGCATCTCCAAATGAGCGATCTGACAATCCGATTGGAAGAGCCACAACTCATCGATGTCGATGGGGAACATTTCACAACCGATGAATTGCACATTGACGTCCTTCCGAACGAGCTGGCTTTCTTCGTGCCGACCCATGAAACCGTTTAA
- a CDS encoding 5-bromo-4-chloroindolyl phosphate hydrolysis family protein, translated as MKWALTGAVLYFAISVFDFSWLFIIVGALVLNEVWSTNKRRNRNPAPIAKRAKKKLLLDEEETFVGSRILKPIEEPAPARQFEATDDLELQFLQRTIEQGYEKLQQIDRVLPEIKDIEVRREMKAVSKEAHDLFAELFENPQDAKHVRDLFTFYLDSLVSVVLKFKELEGKRVVIQEETREQLITNMRLIVDKFKEQRGRLLEDDAVDFERELIMMERVLADQPEGRKKHDFIE; from the coding sequence ATGAAATGGGCCTTAACCGGCGCAGTTTTATATTTTGCCATCAGTGTGTTTGATTTTTCTTGGCTGTTCATCATCGTCGGGGCACTCGTTTTGAACGAGGTGTGGTCGACAAACAAACGACGGAATCGCAATCCGGCCCCGATAGCCAAACGAGCGAAAAAGAAACTGTTACTCGACGAGGAAGAGACGTTCGTCGGGTCACGCATCTTGAAACCGATAGAGGAACCGGCTCCGGCCCGTCAGTTCGAGGCGACCGACGACTTAGAACTTCAATTTTTGCAACGAACGATCGAGCAAGGATACGAGAAGTTGCAACAAATCGACCGCGTTCTTCCCGAAATTAAAGACATCGAGGTCCGGCGTGAGATGAAGGCGGTATCGAAAGAAGCGCATGACCTATTCGCCGAACTGTTCGAGAACCCGCAAGACGCCAAACACGTCCGCGACTTGTTCACATTTTACTTGGACTCGCTCGTATCGGTCGTCTTGAAATTTAAAGAATTAGAAGGAAAACGTGTCGTCATTCAAGAAGAGACACGAGAGCAGCTGATCACGAATATGCGACTCATCGTCGACAAGTTCAAAGAACAGCGCGGCCGTCTATTAGAAGACGACGCTGTCGACTTTGAACGGGAATTGATCATGATGGAACGCGTATTGGCAGATCAACCAGAAGGGAGAAAAAAACATGACTTCATCGAATGA
- a CDS encoding sodium-dependent transporter: MAQNSFASKIGFILAAAGSAIGLGAIWKFPYVTGTSGGGAFLLMFLAFTLLLGLPLLIGEFIVGRSTQRTALLAFKKLGHGRWTLIGYLGVIACFLLLSFYSVIGGWVLIYVGLGLSGTLSGRSPDEFGAVFGDVVSTPGIAVFGQFLFLLITLLIVLKGVEAGIERMSKILMPLLFVSFIVLVIRSLTLDGAMEGVRFFLQPDFSALTGESVLFALGQAFFSLSLGVAAMLTYASYIQTKGTLNRSANMIVLLNITVSLLAGLAIFPAVFASGLDPAEGPALLFVVLPAVFNQVPLGGFFMVLFFLLFTFASITSSIAMLEVVVAGVTDRLNEKKQTLSKRNVTLLSAAVVFAVGIPSALSFGVMSEMQFLNGRTFFDSMDYIVSYILMPTGALLTSIFVGYIVDQRILQEEIQTSDTGKKLYPVWRFLIRYVIPVTVAIVMVSTWLNT, from the coding sequence ATGGCGCAAAACTCGTTCGCCTCAAAAATTGGATTCATCTTAGCGGCCGCAGGGTCGGCAATCGGTCTCGGAGCGATATGGAAATTTCCATACGTAACCGGTACAAGTGGAGGCGGCGCCTTTTTGCTCATGTTTTTGGCATTTACGCTTTTGCTCGGATTACCACTTTTAATCGGTGAGTTCATCGTTGGACGTTCGACACAACGGACGGCGTTGCTCGCATTTAAAAAGCTTGGCCACGGTCGCTGGACGTTGATCGGTTACCTCGGTGTCATCGCATGTTTCTTATTGCTCTCATTCTACAGCGTCATCGGCGGTTGGGTACTCATTTATGTCGGTCTCGGTTTGAGCGGGACTCTCAGCGGTCGTTCACCTGATGAATTCGGCGCCGTCTTCGGGGACGTCGTCTCGACGCCGGGCATCGCGGTGTTCGGACAGTTCTTGTTCTTGTTGATCACGCTCTTGATCGTCTTAAAAGGTGTTGAAGCCGGAATCGAGCGTATGAGCAAGATTTTAATGCCGCTTCTGTTCGTCAGCTTCATCGTGCTCGTCATCCGTTCCTTGACGCTAGACGGGGCGATGGAAGGGGTCCGTTTCTTCTTACAACCTGACTTCTCGGCACTCACAGGAGAATCGGTGTTGTTCGCGCTCGGGCAAGCGTTCTTCTCGCTTTCGCTCGGTGTGGCGGCGATGCTGACGTACGCGTCTTACATTCAGACGAAAGGGACGCTCAACCGCTCGGCCAACATGATCGTCCTGTTGAACATCACAGTATCGCTACTAGCCGGTCTCGCGATTTTCCCGGCAGTGTTCGCGTCAGGGCTTGACCCGGCGGAAGGCCCGGCGCTTCTGTTCGTCGTATTACCTGCCGTCTTCAACCAAGTGCCGCTCGGCGGCTTCTTCATGGTACTGTTCTTCTTACTGTTCACGTTCGCCTCGATCACGTCATCGATTGCGATGCTTGAAGTCGTCGTTGCTGGTGTGACGGACCGCTTGAACGAGAAGAAACAGACGTTGTCAAAACGAAACGTGACGCTCTTGTCCGCTGCGGTCGTGTTCGCAGTCGGAATTCCGTCCGCGCTCTCGTTCGGTGTGATGAGCGAGATGCAATTCTTAAATGGGCGCACGTTCTTCGATTCGATGGATTACATCGTTAGTTACATCTTAATGCCAACAGGCGCGTTGCTCACATCAATCTTCGTCGGATATATCGTCGACCAACGCATCTTGCAAGAAGAAATTCAAACTTCAGACACAGGTAAGAAACTGTATCCGGTATGGCGTTTCTTGATTCGCTATGTCATCCCGGTCACAGTTGCCATCGTTATGGTGTCGACGTGGCTCAACACGTAA
- a CDS encoding ABC transporter permease/substrate-binding protein translates to MLETFQNRRGELVEALIEHLQLSVVSLLIAVLIAVPLGIWLTRRKKVAETAIGVTAIIQTIPSLALLGLMIPLVGIGALPATIALVLYALLPILRNTFTGLNEVDQSLLEAARACGMKPNQSLLKVELPLALPVIMAGIRTAMVLIVGTATLAALVGAGGLGTLILLGINRNDNYLILLGAIPAAILALLFDFLLRQMEGATATRNRTKLIAVSSILVLIIAAPLAFGRTQQTDLVVAGKLGPEPEILMNMYKLLIEEETDLSVSVRPNFGETTFVWGALRSGDVDIYPEFTGTVLASLVDETPNSNDAQEVYEQARDALAEDGFVLLEPMQFNNTYAIAIPRDYAEAEGITTISNLRNVQNDIQAGFTLEFTDREDGYPGLQQAYGLDFPSVTSMEQKLRYRAIARGDVNLVDAYATDPDIAENDLVVLEDDQQFFPPYQGAPLLKAETLEEHPEIEDALNQLAGLITDEEMSELNRRVAYGNERAYDVAKDFLEEAGLL, encoded by the coding sequence ATGCTTGAAACGTTTCAAAATCGCCGTGGAGAGCTCGTTGAAGCGCTCATCGAACACTTACAGCTCTCTGTCGTTTCTCTTTTAATCGCGGTGTTGATCGCTGTGCCGCTTGGAATTTGGCTCACACGCCGTAAGAAAGTCGCAGAGACGGCAATCGGTGTCACGGCAATCATTCAAACGATCCCGTCCTTGGCCTTGCTCGGCCTCATGATCCCGCTCGTTGGGATCGGGGCGCTTCCGGCGACAATCGCCCTCGTCTTGTATGCACTCCTGCCAATCCTGCGCAACACGTTCACAGGATTGAACGAGGTCGATCAGTCATTGCTCGAAGCGGCACGTGCCTGCGGGATGAAACCGAATCAAAGTTTGCTGAAGGTCGAACTCCCGCTCGCACTGCCTGTCATCATGGCGGGGATACGGACGGCGATGGTGCTCATCGTCGGAACGGCCACGCTCGCTGCTCTCGTCGGGGCCGGTGGTCTCGGGACACTCATCTTGCTAGGGATCAACCGGAACGATAATTACTTAATCCTGCTCGGCGCGATCCCGGCTGCCATTCTCGCCCTATTGTTTGATTTCTTGCTTCGTCAAATGGAAGGCGCGACTGCGACACGTAACCGAACGAAACTCATCGCGGTTTCCTCTATCCTTGTGTTGATTATCGCGGCCCCGCTCGCGTTTGGCCGGACGCAACAGACGGACCTCGTCGTCGCCGGTAAGCTAGGACCAGAACCAGAGATTTTAATGAACATGTATAAACTGCTCATCGAAGAAGAAACGGATTTAAGCGTCTCAGTCAGACCGAACTTCGGCGAGACGACATTCGTCTGGGGGGCGCTCCGCTCCGGCGATGTCGACATTTATCCGGAATTCACCGGGACGGTACTCGCCAGCCTCGTTGACGAGACACCGAACTCGAACGATGCGCAAGAAGTATACGAACAAGCGCGTGACGCCTTGGCTGAAGACGGTTTCGTCTTGCTCGAACCGATGCAGTTCAACAACACGTACGCGATCGCCATTCCGCGAGATTACGCGGAAGCAGAAGGCATCACGACGATTTCTAATTTACGGAACGTCCAAAACGATATTCAGGCCGGGTTCACGCTTGAATTTACAGACCGTGAAGACGGCTATCCAGGATTACAGCAAGCTTACGGCCTTGATTTCCCATCAGTGACGTCGATGGAGCAAAAGCTCCGCTACCGGGCCATCGCCCGTGGAGACGTCAATCTTGTCGATGCGTATGCGACCGACCCGGATATCGCCGAAAACGATCTCGTCGTCTTAGAGGACGATCAACAGTTCTTCCCGCCTTATCAAGGTGCGCCTTTGTTGAAAGCTGAGACGCTCGAAGAACATCCCGAAATCGAGGACGCCCTCAATCAGTTGGCCGGTCTCATTACGGATGAAGAAATGTCCGAGCTGAATCGACGTGTCGCCTACGGGAATGAACGCGCCTATGACGTGGCGAAAGACTTTTTAGAGGAAGCAGGGTTGTTATGA
- a CDS encoding DUF2187 family protein: MGDIVKSTREGWVAEVTAVLTNTVIGDVSIMEEFQQLGLEFEKQVLLKTELELIERAS, encoded by the coding sequence GTGGGTGATATCGTCAAGTCTACTCGTGAAGGATGGGTCGCTGAAGTGACTGCCGTATTGACGAATACGGTCATCGGAGACGTTTCCATAATGGAAGAATTTCAACAACTCGGTCTCGAGTTTGAGAAACAAGTTTTACTAAAAACAGAATTGGAACTAATCGAACGCGCCAGCTGA
- a CDS encoding 3D domain-containing protein, translating to MKQLIKYMLTVLFAIAGALVVTTTADAAQIGIGTEQKIVQNPLELERQAIELAAEQKRLAEQERLAEEKRIAEAKRLAEETARQEAERKAEAEAKRLAELEAKRKAEEAEAARLADEQAQGAERRAEEAPVAQPMATKSTGRVIQVESTAYTNDAADNGTYGGRVLTATGHDVTDSIFYNGMRIIAVDPTIIPLGSKVHLEGIGDAIALDTGGRIKGNIVDLLVDTKQEAIQWGRRHIQVTVY from the coding sequence ATGAAGCAACTCATTAAATATATGTTGACCGTCTTGTTTGCCATTGCCGGTGCTCTCGTCGTCACGACGACCGCTGACGCCGCCCAAATCGGAATCGGGACGGAACAAAAAATTGTCCAAAATCCACTAGAATTAGAACGACAGGCAATCGAACTGGCGGCGGAACAAAAACGTCTCGCTGAACAGGAACGTCTTGCCGAAGAGAAACGGATTGCGGAAGCGAAACGCCTTGCCGAAGAAACAGCGCGACAAGAAGCCGAGCGGAAAGCTGAAGCAGAAGCAAAACGCCTCGCCGAACTCGAAGCTAAGCGCAAGGCAGAAGAAGCCGAAGCCGCACGTCTCGCCGACGAGCAGGCTCAAGGAGCGGAACGACGTGCCGAAGAGGCTCCGGTCGCTCAGCCGATGGCGACGAAATCGACAGGACGGGTCATTCAAGTCGAGTCAACAGCTTATACGAACGATGCGGCCGATAACGGTACGTATGGCGGACGAGTCTTGACTGCGACCGGGCATGACGTGACAGACTCGATCTTCTACAACGGGATGCGAATCATTGCCGTTGACCCGACCATCATCCCGCTCGGTTCGAAAGTCCATCTCGAGGGGATTGGTGATGCGATCGCGCTCGATACAGGCGGACGCATTAAAGGAAACATCGTCGATTTGCTCGTCGATACGAAACAAGAGGCCATTCAATGGGGCCGACGCCATATTCAAGTAACTGTCTACTGA